Genomic segment of Parageobacillus genomosp. 1:
CTCGGAAATTTCCTTTCTTGATCTCTTTTTTCAAATCCTTATGCGTAGCAGCAATAACCCTTACATCAACGGGAATCGGCTCGGTTCCGCCAATAGGGAAAACCGCACGTTCCTCTAGTACCCGGAGAAGGCATACTTGCGCATCCAACGGGAGATCCCCAATCTCATCCAGAAAAATAGTTCCTTTGTCAGCTAGAAGAAATTTTCCCTTCTTTCCTTGTGATTTTGCCCCAGTAAACGCTCCTCCCTCATAACCGAATAATTCGCTTGCCACCAGTTCCTTAGGTATGGCACCACAGTTAACTCCAACAAACGGTCCTTGCCGCCGAGGTCCATAGGCGTGAATGGACTGTGCCAGAACCTCCTTGCCCGTGCCCGTTTCACCGGTAATCAACACCGTTTTATCGCTGAATGATGCTTTTCTTGCCAATTTGATCAATCTGATCATCGACGGTTCCTTCGTCAGTAGATGGTTAAAGCAATATCTCGTGCTATTGCCCTTTGGGCGGACGTGTACGAACGTTTTGCTGCCCATCTTCTGAAAAATAGCCATTCCCCCAAACAAATGGGTCCCCATTTTATACGGTTGGATGCGGATCCGCCAATCAGTTCCATCTTTTCCGCGAAACAACGCCTGCATTCCTTTGTTCGACAGATCCTTCAAATCCTTCCTGTAAATCGGAGTATCCATGTAACTTTCCATACGTTCTCCTATTTTAATTCCGAGCAAAAATCTGGCGGCATCATTATGCCGGGTGATCCTCCCATCCATGTCAAAAATAACGAAAGGGTCATGAATGGTATCCAACACTGATTCAAACGAGAAAATATTTTGCTGCATGAGATGGAATCCGATAGCTTGCTGGATTTTTTGGGCCTGGCTGACAACCAAAAAGATATCATGGGCTTGTACCAGCCTTTTCTTCCCTGTCATATTCAATACACCGATAATCTGCTCCGTAAACGGATCACGGATAGGGGCAGCAGAGCAAACCCACGGGTGCCAGCCTTGGCAGAAATGTTCAGCCGAAAAAATCTGCACCGGCTTTTTCTCCATAAGCGCTGTGCCAATGGCATTCGTTCCTGCCACTTGCTCGCTCCAGTCCGCACCCGGTTGAAAGCGGTGACGCTCCAATATGCGCCACGTATTCGCATTGGCTTTTCCTTCAAGAATGATTCCATCTTGATCACACAATACCAAAATCATGTCCTCATCGCTGAAATAACGAAACATCTCTTCCATATAAGGTCGTGCAAGATCAAGAAAAAATCGGTGCTGTTCCTTTTTTTCAAGCAAGGAGGAGTTCTCGTAAACCACCCTCGCTTCCTTTTTCAAGGGGTCTACCTGATTTCGTACGCAACGCTCCCAGGAAGATGTAATGACAGGTCGGTGACCATGTGGTAATACACCATCTACAAGAAAGCGCTCCCAATTTTTTTCAAGAATTTTGTCCAAATGGTTAAAGTCATCAAACCGGCTCACGACCATTTCAGGCATACCAGTCCTCCCCCCAGTCATCATCTACTATAAGACGATGATCACATTTCTCTTTTATCGGAAACAGTTACACACAATTCAGCCGAGGCCAATGCCCGTCTTGCAGCGAAAAGTGAAGGAATGGACAAATGCGATGATGATGAGATTGAAACAATCCCTTTCTTGATGAAACCACCCTTTCGTTTTTTGATCAACTTGGATGGAAAGAAAGATAACGCCCCTCCCTTCATTAATGTTGAAATATAAAAAAATGATTGTATATGACTAAATATTATAATAATTAAAAATAAAATGAAAGTTCTATATTTTAAATGTGATAAAAAAATGACACCTGAAAACAGGTATCATAATAAATAACATATGAATTATTTTAAGCTTTTCGCTTCCTTTGTAATCGAATAATATGGATAGCTTCCTAACACTTGCACAGAGCATCCGAGCGCTTCGATTTCCGCGATGGCTCCGGGGATGAGCACCTCATCCATCTTTTGGTCAATATCAATGATAAAAAAGTAGTTTCCTAATCCCGTTTTGGCAGGGCGGGATTCGATTTTCGTTAAGTTTAATTTGCGCCAGGCAAACGCGGACAGCACTTGGTGAAGCGCGCCGGGTTGATCTTTCGGAAGCATGACGACAATCGTCGTTTTATCGCCCGCATAAAGCGGCGAATCGATATCGAGCGGCTTATTTTGTTTGCGGACGACAATAAAACGCGTATGGTTATAATCGTAGTCATGAATGTTTTCACGCACAATCGTCAAGCCGTACTCTTGTGCTGCCAGCCGGTTGGCGATCGCCGCAACCGGAAGATGCGGGTGTTCGCTGACAAACTTGGCCGCCGCACTTGTTGATGTCATATACACCTGTTTGGCGTTTTTCAAAACCGTATGCAAAAATTTATGGCATTGGGCGATCGCGTGGGAGTGCGAATAAACTTCTTTTACCTCCCTCCAATGATGGGCGTGGTACGGATGCACCATTAAATGCTGCTGAATCGGGGCGATGATTTCCCCGACGATCGGCAGCAATTGTTCATGAATTAAATAGTCCAACGTTAAATTCACAGATCCTTCTAACGCATTTTCGAGCGGCACGACGCCGACATCGACCTCTTCCTCGCTGACGGCGTCGATGCATTCCGGAATCGTATCGTATGGAATTTTTTCGCTATCCGGAAATATCGTCGTTACCGCTAAGTCCGTAAATGTCGCTTTTGGTCCTAAATAGCCTATTTTCATTGCCTTGCCTCTCCCTTGCGTTAATACACTCCTGAACCGACAATCTCTACCTTTTCGACAAACTCGAGCCGCCGCAATTTCGAAAGCAGCTCATTGATATCTTCTTTCATGTCATTGGTGTTAATGGATAACGTAACATTGGCGCGGCCTTGAAGCGGAATCGTCTGATGAATCGTCAGCACGTTGCAACCGGCGGCGGCGACAACGCTAAGCAGCTGGGAAAGCGTGCCGGAACGGTCTTCCAAATGGAAAAATAACGTAACAATGTTTTCCTTGGTAACGGCCTGGAACGGAAATACCGCATCGCGGTATTTATAAAATACGCTTCTGCTGATATCGACGAGCTGCGCCGCCTCGGCAACCGAATCGACTTTTTTGCGCTCTAACAATTCTTTGGCCAGCAGCACCTTTTTCATCGCTTCCGGCAATACGTCTTCGCGAACTAAATAAAATTTTTTATCCAATGAAACCTCCCCTGCCCCCTTCACATTAATCGACAAATTCAAATTCATAATCGAGCAGCCTTACAATATCGCCATCTTTTGCGCCGCGTTCGCGTAGCGCGTCAT
This window contains:
- a CDS encoding ACT domain-containing protein codes for the protein MDKKFYLVREDVLPEAMKKVLLAKELLERKKVDSVAEAAQLVDISRSVFYKYRDAVFPFQAVTKENIVTLFFHLEDRSGTLSQLLSVVAAAGCNVLTIHQTIPLQGRANVTLSINTNDMKEDINELLSKLRRLEFVEKVEIVGSGVY
- a CDS encoding sigma-54-dependent Fis family transcriptional regulator is translated as MPEMVVSRFDDFNHLDKILEKNWERFLVDGVLPHGHRPVITSSWERCVRNQVDPLKKEARVVYENSSLLEKKEQHRFFLDLARPYMEEMFRYFSDEDMILVLCDQDGIILEGKANANTWRILERHRFQPGADWSEQVAGTNAIGTALMEKKPVQIFSAEHFCQGWHPWVCSAAPIRDPFTEQIIGVLNMTGKKRLVQAHDIFLVVSQAQKIQQAIGFHLMQQNIFSFESVLDTIHDPFVIFDMDGRITRHNDAARFLLGIKIGERMESYMDTPIYRKDLKDLSNKGMQALFRGKDGTDWRIRIQPYKMGTHLFGGMAIFQKMGSKTFVHVRPKGNSTRYCFNHLLTKEPSMIRLIKLARKASFSDKTVLITGETGTGKEVLAQSIHAYGPRRQGPFVGVNCGAIPKELVASELFGYEGGAFTGAKSQGKKGKFLLADKGTIFLDEIGDLPLDAQVCLLRVLEERAVFPIGGTEPIPVDVRVIAATHKDLKKEIKKGNFREDLYHRLNVISLSVPPLRERRGDISLLVESFLRDACEGKICPQIEDEVWRIFHSYQWPGNIRQLKNVVEQAIFHSDGEVITINDLPQELLAGMEKPSTDLKKTTNSNKWTGRKKKLTREILIEVLKKTNGCVSEAARLLNVSRMTIYRKLKEFGLE
- the pheA gene encoding prephenate dehydratase, which translates into the protein MKIGYLGPKATFTDLAVTTIFPDSEKIPYDTIPECIDAVSEEEVDVGVVPLENALEGSVNLTLDYLIHEQLLPIVGEIIAPIQQHLMVHPYHAHHWREVKEVYSHSHAIAQCHKFLHTVLKNAKQVYMTSTSAAAKFVSEHPHLPVAAIANRLAAQEYGLTIVRENIHDYDYNHTRFIVVRKQNKPLDIDSPLYAGDKTTIVVMLPKDQPGALHQVLSAFAWRKLNLTKIESRPAKTGLGNYFFIIDIDQKMDEVLIPGAIAEIEALGCSVQVLGSYPYYSITKEAKSLK